The nucleotide window CGTGCCCTTGCCGGAGTTGATCCCGTCGAGCCACGGCTGACGCGGCAGCACCACGTAGTTCTGCGGATCACGGGTGAGCGTGCTGCTCCACGGCTTGCCCGAGACCGCGCACACCTTGCCGACCCCCACCTGGAGGGCGGCCGGTTCGGTCGCACCCCCGAAGTGCAGCCACATCGCCTCACGCAGATACACCGGCAGCATCACCCCGCCGCGCGCCCGCATCTGCTCCGGGGCCGTGTGCGGGTAGTCCTCGACCCGGCGGATCGGGAAGTCGCCCAGCCCCGGCGGCAGTTGGTGCGTGCCCGACTCGGGCAGGCGCAGCGTGCGCTTGAAGCGCACCTGCACACCCCCCGGCAGACGCAGTGTGGTCCCGTCGATCCGCACGGTGCCTTCGGCCATTCCGTACGCTCCCCTCGATCTCGCCGTCCTGCCTGTCAGCTAGTACGTCCGACCGGGCCGGACCGGTTCCGGCGCAGGGGGATCCTGATGCCGACGCGGCCGAGGAGACGGGTGAGGCGCGGGGACAGTTCGCGTTCCTCACGGGTGCAGCGGTCGAGTTCCTCCAGCAGCCGCTGCGAGCGGTGCTCGGTGTCCAGCTCGTCCAGGACGCGGTTGACCTCCGTCAGCACGGCGCCGTGCAGCTGCCACTGCCGTGGGTCCCGCTGGATCTCCTCCAGCAGCAGCTTGGCGAGTCGGTCGCGGGTCGCCGTCGCCGTGGCCAGCTCGGCGGTGAGCCGGGCCTCCGCGGCGTCCGCGCTGCGGCTGACATCGGTGGTGACCAGCACCGCGAAGCTCACCACCGCGTCACCGATCTCGGCGAGCAGCCGCTCGATCGCCGCCCCCACCTGCGGTGAGAACAGCGGCTCGGGCTCCCGCTCCCGGGCGAGGTCGGTGAGGGTGCGGGCCAGCACCCGCAGCACGACCGTGCAGATCTCCAGGGTGTCCAGACCGGTGCGCAGCACGACCCGGTGGAGCAGTCCCTCCCGTACGCGCGGGTTGAGCTTGAGGCTGTCCTCGGCCTGTTTGAGGTCCGCGTCCACCTCGACGAGGTCGAAATCGAGCTGCC belongs to Streptomyces graminofaciens and includes:
- a CDS encoding aromatic acid exporter family protein — encoded protein: MRDVRGVWAAARTRVAEWRQEPVVVQSVRSAVAATVAYVVALRVSPEAAPLTAPLTALLVVQVTLYATLTNGIRRVNSVVAGVVIAIGFSVWVGLTWWSLALLILASLAVGHLVRVSEYVPEVAISAMLVLGVTRVGDTAWARVLETLIGAVVGLAFNFLFAPPVWVEAAGESIEELARRMRRLMIRVGEEAAGRTAVEAAEARLDEARQLDFDLVEVDADLKQAEDSLKLNPRVREGLLHRVVLRTGLDTLEICTVVLRVLARTLTDLAREREPEPLFSPQVGAAIERLLAEIGDAVVSFAVLVTTDVSRSADAAEARLTAELATATATRDRLAKLLLEEIQRDPRQWQLHGAVLTEVNRVLDELDTEHRSQRLLEELDRCTREERELSPRLTRLLGRVGIRIPLRRNRSGPVGRTS